Sequence from the Longimicrobiales bacterium genome:
GGTGAGCCGGATGCGCGTGCCGTCGACGAATGCGCGGCGGGTCTTGCGGTCGAGTGTGACGCCGGAGTAGGCGAGCGTGTCGTCGCGCACCGCGCCACCGCGGCGGACGAGCGCGCGCACGCGTGCCTTCAGCTCGTCGAGCACGAACGGCTTCACGAGGTAGTCGTCCGCGCCGGCATCGAGCCCGCTCACGATGTCTTCCGTGCGGTTCTTGGACGTCAGCATGAGGATGGGGACGTCGCCGCGCTTCGCGCGGATCTCGCGCGCAATGTCGTAGCCCATCGTGTCGGGAAGCACGACGTCGAGGATGACGGCATCGTACGGCTCGACGAGCGCGAGCATGCGGCCGTGCTGCCCGTCGTGTGCGACGTCGACGACGTGACCCTCTTCCTGCAGCCCGCGACGAACGAATTCGCAGATGAGCGCATCGTCGTCGACGATGAGTAAGCGCATGGTTTCCGGTCTGGGACCGCGGCCGGTGCGCGTCCGTGGCTGGCTCCGCACTTGCGGCACGACGGTCGGGCGAGTCCAATTCGACGCAGGAACATACAGCGACAGCCCTGCGTAGCCAACAACGACATGTACATCCTGCTGACCGATATTCTGACGTGCCCGCGCTGCGGCCCGGAGTTCGGGCTGATCCTGCTCGCCGATCGCATCGATGAGCGCCGCGTGCTGAGCGGCCGGCTCGGCT
This genomic interval carries:
- a CDS encoding response regulator transcription factor gives rise to the protein MRLLIVDDDALICEFVRRGLQEEGHVVDVAHDGQHGRMLALVEPYDAVILDVVLPDTMGYDIAREIRAKRGDVPILMLTSKNRTEDIVSGLDAGADDYLVKPFVLDELKARVRALVRRGGAVRDDTLAYSGVTLDRKTRRAFVDGTRIRLTPKEFTLLERFLLAPGGTLSRTELLEKVWDITFDPGSNVVDVHVARLRRKLRTANAAAAIVTVRGVGFALTDDPDAFED